A region from the Polaribacter sp. Hel1_33_78 genome encodes:
- the rpsO gene encoding 30S ribosomal protein S15, which yields MYLTKEVKESIFEKHGKGKNDTGSSEGQIALFTHRINHLTGHLKKNRKDFNTERSLVMMVGKRRSLLDYLKKTEINRYRAIIKELGIRK from the coding sequence ATGTATTTAACTAAAGAAGTAAAAGAAAGCATCTTCGAAAAACACGGTAAAGGAAAAAACGATACAGGTTCTTCAGAAGGTCAAATCGCGTTATTTACGCACAGAATTAACCATTTAACTGGGCATTTAAAGAAGAATCGTAAAGATTTTAACACTGAGCGCTCATTAGTAATGATGGTAGGTAAACGTAGAAGTTTATTAGATTATTTAAAGAAAACCGAAATCAATAGATATCGTGCAATCATTAAAGAATTAGGAATTAGAAAATAA
- a CDS encoding RNA methyltransferase: protein MSISKSQLKIITSLSQKKYRQKHKLFIAEGIKVVNELLNSSFEMDTLFAVDDFQTDISSDRIIRISETNLQKISNLKTPNKVIGIFKIPDEKPVQTNGITIALDAINDPGNLGTIIRLCDWFGISQLVCSKDTVDCYNQKVVQASMGSLTRVSIIYMDLETYLKESISPTFVADMHGSNVYETSLPKEGILIMGNEANGVSDGIKALITNKISIPRFGETQETESLNVATATAILLSEFKRNIL from the coding sequence ATGAGCATCTCAAAAAGTCAACTTAAAATTATAACAAGCTTATCTCAGAAAAAGTATAGACAAAAGCATAAATTATTTATTGCTGAAGGTATAAAGGTAGTAAATGAATTACTGAATTCTTCTTTTGAAATGGATACGTTATTTGCAGTTGATGATTTTCAAACTGATATTTCTTCAGATAGGATTATAAGGATATCGGAAACGAATTTACAAAAAATAAGTAATTTAAAAACGCCCAATAAAGTTATAGGGATATTTAAAATTCCGGATGAAAAACCAGTTCAAACTAACGGAATCACAATTGCTTTAGATGCTATAAATGATCCAGGGAATTTAGGTACAATTATTAGATTGTGTGATTGGTTTGGTATATCTCAATTGGTTTGTTCTAAAGATACTGTAGATTGTTATAATCAAAAAGTTGTGCAAGCAAGTATGGGTTCTTTGACTAGAGTTTCTATTATTTATATGGATTTAGAAACGTATTTAAAAGAATCAATTTCACCAACTTTCGTTGCTGATATGCATGGTTCAAACGTTTATGAAACTTCACTACCAAAGGAAGGTATTCTTATTATGGGTAATGAAGCTAATGGGGTTTCTGATGGGATAAAAGCATTGATAACAAACAAAATTTCAATTCCAAGATTTGGAGAGACCCAAGAAACTGAAAGCCTGAATGTTGCAACTGCAACCGCTATTTTACTTAGTGAGTTTAAGAGAAATATTTTGTAA
- the accD gene encoding acetyl-CoA carboxylase, carboxyltransferase subunit beta — protein sequence MAWFKRTDKGIQTSTEDKKDTPKGLWYKTPSGKIIDTEELKRNLYVSPEDGYHVRIGSKEYFELFFDDNKFEELNKNLTSKDPLKFEDTKKYPDRLKAAQEKTKLNDAVRTAVGKSLGKDLVIAAMDFAFIGGSMGSVVGEKIARAINYSIEHKIPFLMVSKSGGARMMEASLSLMQLVKTSAKLAQLAEVKIPYISLCTDPTTGGTTASYAMLGDINIAEPNALIAFAGPRVVKDTTGKDLPEGFQKSEFVLEHGFLDGIYERKQLKKQINLYIDLIQNLPIRA from the coding sequence ATGGCTTGGTTTAAAAGAACAGATAAAGGAATACAAACTTCTACAGAAGATAAAAAAGATACTCCTAAAGGTTTATGGTATAAAACCCCTAGTGGAAAAATAATAGATACAGAAGAATTAAAAAGGAATTTATATGTAAGTCCAGAAGATGGTTACCATGTAAGAATAGGAAGTAAAGAATATTTTGAACTGTTTTTTGATGACAATAAATTTGAAGAATTAAATAAGAATTTAACTTCTAAAGATCCCTTGAAGTTCGAAGACACAAAAAAATATCCAGATCGATTAAAAGCGGCTCAAGAAAAAACAAAATTAAATGATGCTGTAAGAACCGCTGTAGGTAAATCATTAGGAAAAGATTTAGTTATTGCTGCTATGGATTTTGCTTTTATTGGTGGTTCTATGGGTTCTGTTGTGGGTGAAAAAATCGCAAGAGCCATTAATTATTCGATAGAACATAAAATTCCATTTTTAATGGTTTCAAAATCTGGAGGAGCAAGAATGATGGAGGCATCACTTTCTTTGATGCAATTAGTAAAAACATCTGCAAAATTAGCACAACTTGCGGAAGTTAAAATACCTTATATTTCTTTATGTACAGATCCCACAACTGGAGGTACGACAGCTTCTTATGCAATGTTAGGTGACATTAATATTGCAGAACCAAATGCCTTAATTGCATTTGCAGGGCCAAGAGTTGTAAAAGATACTACAGGTAAAGATTTACCAGAAGGGTTTCAGAAATCTGAATTTGTATTAGAGCATGGTTTCCTAGACGGAATTTATGAGAGAAAACAATTAAAAAAACAAATTAATTTATACATTGATTTAATTCAGAATCTACCAATTAGAGCATAA
- the fbaA gene encoding class II fructose-bisphosphate aldolase: MSHNIKPGVATGKEVQEIFKLAKEKGFALPAVNVIGSNTINGVLETARDLNAPVIIQFSNGGAQFNAGKGLSNKNEKAAIAGAIAGAKHIHELSIAYGVPVILHTDHAAKKLLPWIDGLLDASEKHFEETGKSLYSSHMIDLSEEPLEENIEICKTYLARMSKMGMTLEIELGITGGEEDGVDNSDVDVSKLYTQPEEVAYAYEELLKVSPQFTIAAAFGNVHGVYKPGNVKLTPKILKNSQEFITKKYGVEENHIDFVFHGGSGSTLEEIREAIGYGVIKMNIDTDLQFAFTEGIRDYMQGKSAYLATQIGNPDGAEQPNKKYYDPRKWLREGEETFKARLKQAFADLNNVDTL; the protein is encoded by the coding sequence ATGAGTCATAATATTAAACCTGGAGTAGCAACAGGAAAAGAAGTTCAAGAAATTTTTAAACTAGCAAAAGAAAAAGGATTTGCTTTACCAGCAGTAAATGTTATCGGTTCTAATACTATTAATGGTGTTTTAGAAACTGCTAGAGATTTAAATGCACCTGTAATTATTCAGTTCTCAAACGGAGGAGCACAATTTAATGCGGGTAAAGGTTTATCTAACAAAAATGAAAAAGCTGCTATTGCAGGCGCCATTGCAGGTGCAAAACACATTCATGAATTATCCATTGCATATGGAGTTCCTGTAATTTTGCATACAGACCACGCAGCAAAAAAACTATTACCTTGGATTGATGGTTTATTAGACGCATCAGAAAAACACTTTGAAGAAACTGGTAAATCTTTATACAGCTCTCACATGATTGATCTATCAGAAGAGCCTTTAGAAGAAAATATCGAAATTTGTAAAACTTATTTAGCTAGAATGAGCAAAATGGGTATGACTTTAGAAATTGAATTAGGTATTACTGGTGGAGAAGAAGATGGAGTTGATAATTCTGACGTAGATGTTTCTAAATTATACACACAACCAGAAGAGGTTGCTTACGCTTATGAAGAGTTATTAAAAGTTTCTCCTCAATTCACAATTGCTGCAGCTTTTGGAAATGTTCACGGAGTTTACAAACCAGGAAATGTAAAGTTAACTCCAAAAATCTTAAAGAACTCTCAAGAGTTTATTACAAAGAAATATGGCGTTGAAGAAAATCATATCGATTTTGTATTTCATGGAGGTTCAGGTTCTACTTTAGAAGAAATTAGAGAGGCTATTGGTTATGGAGTTATTAAAATGAATATTGACACTGACTTACAATTCGCTTTTACTGAAGGAATTAGAGATTATATGCAAGGAAAATCAGCTTATTTAGCAACTCAAATTGGTAATCCTGATGGAGCAGAGCAACCGAACAAAAAATATTACGACCCAAGAAAATGGTTGCGTGAAGGTGAAGAAACTTTTAAAGCGAGATTAAAACAAGCTTTTGCTGATTTAAACAATGTTGATACTTTATAA
- the folK gene encoding 2-amino-4-hydroxy-6-hydroxymethyldihydropteridine diphosphokinase yields MKIQRITYLSLGTNQGNKLENLQNAINLIADKAGAIQKISSVYKTASWGFESNDFYNICIKVTTYHAPERLMSILLKIENELGRRREDLSGYTDRNIDIDILLFDDEIIFSRKLIVPHSKMLERKFVLIPLAEIADTIMHPIEKKTLSICLKNCNDTSEVFKIDGTLLRPIPLSEKYNYIAIEGNIGAGKTSLSKMMSDEFNAKIVLERFADNPFLPKFYEDKERFAFPLEMSFLADRYQQLSDDLAQLDLFKNLIVSDYYIFKSLIFAQITLQKDEYLLYRKMFDLMYKEIRKPDLYVYLYQNTDRLLQNIKKRGREYEQNIEAAYLQKIHDGYKNFISTQQELNILIIDVSEIDFVNNTEDYSYILNKIKNT; encoded by the coding sequence ATGAAAATTCAAAGAATTACATATCTCTCTCTAGGAACAAATCAAGGAAATAAGCTTGAAAACCTGCAAAATGCAATTAATTTAATTGCTGATAAAGCAGGTGCTATTCAGAAAATATCTTCAGTTTATAAAACTGCATCTTGGGGGTTTGAAAGTAATGATTTTTACAATATATGCATAAAAGTTACGACCTATCATGCGCCTGAAAGGTTAATGAGTATTCTCTTAAAAATTGAGAATGAGCTAGGAAGAAGAAGAGAAGACTTATCAGGTTATACTGATAGAAATATCGATATAGATATTTTACTTTTTGATGATGAAATTATATTCTCAAGAAAGCTTATCGTGCCACATTCAAAAATGTTAGAACGTAAATTTGTTTTAATTCCTTTGGCAGAAATTGCTGATACCATTATGCATCCAATAGAAAAGAAAACACTTTCTATTTGTCTGAAAAACTGTAATGATACATCTGAAGTTTTTAAAATTGATGGAACTTTACTTCGTCCAATTCCTTTATCGGAAAAATACAATTACATCGCTATTGAAGGTAATATTGGGGCAGGAAAAACATCCTTGTCTAAAATGATGTCTGATGAATTTAATGCAAAAATTGTTTTAGAGCGTTTTGCGGACAATCCATTTTTACCAAAGTTTTATGAAGATAAAGAACGTTTTGCTTTTCCTTTAGAAATGAGTTTTTTGGCCGATAGGTACCAACAATTATCTGATGATTTAGCGCAATTAGATTTATTTAAAAACCTAATTGTCTCTGATTATTATATTTTTAAATCTTTAATATTTGCTCAAATTACTTTGCAAAAAGATGAATATTTATTGTACCGAAAAATGTTTGATTTAATGTATAAAGAAATTAGAAAACCAGATTTATATGTTTATTTATATCAAAATACCGATAGACTTTTACAGAATATAAAGAAAAGAGGGAGAGAATATGAGCAGAATATCGAGGCTGCATATTTACAAAAAATTCATGATGGTTATAAAAATTTCATAAGCACACAACAAGAATTAAATATTTTAATTATTGATGTGTCAGAAATTGATTTTGTAAATAATACTGAAGACTACAGTTACATCCTCAATAAAATAAAAAACACATAA
- a CDS encoding polyribonucleotide nucleotidyltransferase, translated as MIPKVFKEVIDLGDGREISIETGKLAKQAHGSVVVQSGKCMMLCTVVSNYEQKDLGFLPLTVDYREKFAAAGRYPGGFFKREARPSDGEVLTMRLVDRVLRPLFPKDYTAETQVMIQLMSHDENVMPDAMAGLAASAAIQLSDFPFECAISEARVGRINGEFVINPTRAQLAESDIDMMIGASADSVMMVEGEMDEISEEEMAEAIKFAHEAIKVQCAAQLRLAEAFGKKEVREYEGAREDKDLEKKVHDMAYDKVYAIAEAGSAKHERTAAFKEIKADIKATFSEEELEDYGGLVSDYYRKAEKAAIRDLTLNVGLRLDGRKTDEIRPIWSEVDYLPSVHGSSIFTRGETQALATVTLGTSRDANKIDMPSYEGEENFYLHYNFPPFCTGEARPIRGTSRREVGHGNLAQRGLKGMIPDSCPYTVRVVSEVLESNGSSSMATVCAGTMALMDAGVQMIRPVSGIAMGLISDAESGNYAVLSDILGDEDHLGDMDFKVTGTSEGITACQMDIKVKGLSYEILVNALQQARAGRLHILGKITDTISSANEEVKEHAPKMINRRIPNDMIGAFIGPGGKHIQELQKETGTTIVITEDAVTEEGIIEILGTDPAGIEKVIARIESMLFKPVVGSAYEVKVIKMLDFGAVVEYVEAPGNEVLLHVSELAWERTDNVSDVVKMGDILDVKYFGLDPRTRKEKVSRKALLEKPEGYVARPPRDDKRSGGRDNRGRDNRGRDNRRDDRKPREPKKD; from the coding sequence ATGATTCCAAAAGTATTTAAAGAGGTTATAGACCTTGGTGATGGTAGAGAGATTTCTATCGAAACTGGAAAATTAGCAAAACAAGCTCATGGTAGTGTTGTTGTGCAATCAGGAAAATGTATGATGTTGTGTACAGTTGTTTCCAATTATGAACAAAAAGATCTTGGTTTTCTTCCATTAACGGTAGACTACAGAGAAAAATTTGCTGCCGCAGGACGTTATCCAGGTGGTTTCTTTAAAAGAGAAGCAAGACCAAGTGACGGCGAAGTATTAACAATGCGTTTAGTAGACCGTGTTTTACGTCCGTTATTCCCAAAGGATTATACTGCAGAAACTCAAGTAATGATTCAGTTAATGTCTCATGACGAAAACGTTATGCCAGATGCGATGGCTGGTTTAGCAGCATCAGCAGCGATTCAATTATCAGATTTTCCATTTGAATGCGCAATCTCTGAAGCAAGAGTTGGTCGTATAAACGGAGAATTTGTTATCAACCCAACAAGAGCTCAATTAGCTGAATCTGACATCGATATGATGATTGGAGCTTCTGCTGATTCTGTAATGATGGTTGAAGGTGAAATGGATGAAATTTCTGAAGAAGAAATGGCTGAAGCTATTAAGTTTGCGCATGAAGCTATAAAAGTGCAATGTGCTGCTCAATTAAGATTAGCAGAAGCATTTGGAAAAAAAGAAGTTCGTGAATATGAAGGTGCAAGAGAAGATAAAGATTTAGAGAAAAAGGTTCATGACATGGCATACGATAAAGTATATGCTATCGCAGAAGCTGGATCTGCTAAACATGAAAGAACTGCTGCATTTAAAGAAATAAAAGCAGATATTAAAGCTACTTTTTCTGAAGAAGAATTAGAAGATTATGGTGGTTTAGTTTCTGATTATTATCGCAAAGCAGAAAAAGCTGCAATTAGAGATTTAACCTTAAATGTAGGATTACGTTTAGATGGTCGTAAAACAGATGAAATTAGACCAATTTGGTCAGAAGTAGATTATTTACCATCAGTACATGGCTCTTCAATCTTTACTCGTGGTGAAACTCAAGCTTTAGCTACAGTTACTTTAGGAACTTCTAGAGATGCTAATAAAATAGATATGCCATCTTACGAAGGTGAAGAAAATTTCTATTTACATTATAACTTCCCTCCTTTTTGTACAGGTGAAGCTAGACCAATTCGTGGAACATCTCGTAGAGAAGTTGGACATGGTAATTTAGCGCAACGTGGCTTAAAAGGAATGATTCCTGATAGTTGTCCTTACACAGTAAGAGTAGTTTCTGAAGTTTTAGAGTCTAATGGTTCTTCTTCTATGGCAACTGTTTGTGCTGGAACAATGGCATTGATGGATGCTGGTGTACAAATGATAAGACCAGTTTCTGGAATTGCGATGGGATTGATTTCTGATGCCGAATCTGGAAATTATGCTGTATTATCTGATATTTTAGGGGATGAAGATCACTTAGGAGATATGGATTTTAAAGTAACAGGTACTTCTGAAGGTATTACTGCTTGTCAAATGGATATTAAAGTAAAAGGGTTATCATATGAGATTTTAGTAAATGCTTTACAACAAGCACGTGCTGGTCGTTTACATATTTTAGGAAAAATAACTGACACCATTTCTTCTGCGAACGAAGAAGTTAAGGAACATGCTCCTAAAATGATTAACAGACGTATTCCTAATGATATGATTGGTGCATTTATTGGGCCAGGAGGTAAACATATTCAAGAACTACAGAAAGAAACAGGAACTACAATTGTAATTACTGAAGATGCTGTAACTGAAGAAGGAATTATTGAAATATTAGGAACAGATCCTGCAGGAATTGAAAAAGTGATTGCTCGCATAGAGTCAATGCTGTTTAAACCTGTTGTTGGAAGTGCATACGAAGTAAAGGTAATTAAAATGTTAGATTTTGGTGCTGTTGTAGAATATGTAGAGGCTCCAGGAAACGAAGTTTTATTGCATGTAAGTGAATTAGCTTGGGAACGCACAGATAATGTCTCTGACGTTGTTAAAATGGGAGATATTTTAGATGTAAAATACTTTGGTTTAGATCCAAGAACTCGTAAAGAGAAAGTTTCTAGAAAAGCTTTGTTAGAAAAACCAGAAGGTTATGTAGCAAGACCACCAAGAGATGATAAACGTTCTGGTGGACGTGATAATAGAGGTAGAGATAATCGTGGACGTGATAACAGACGTGATGACAGAAAACCAAGAGAACCAAAAAAAGATTAA
- the gldC gene encoding gliding motility protein GldC, which yields MAVKHNSEIKFKVGLDENKVPEDISWTAKDGGIDNEASKAIMISVWDHKTKDTLKMDLWTKDMPVDEMKQFYHQTLVSMADTFERATDDQKMSATMRDFCEYFAEKLELKK from the coding sequence ATGGCTGTTAAACACAATTCTGAAATAAAATTTAAAGTTGGTTTAGATGAAAATAAAGTTCCTGAAGATATTTCTTGGACGGCAAAAGATGGTGGAATTGACAATGAAGCTTCAAAAGCAATTATGATCTCTGTTTGGGATCATAAGACAAAAGATACTTTAAAAATGGATTTGTGGACGAAAGATATGCCGGTAGATGAAATGAAACAATTTTATCATCAAACTTTAGTGTCCATGGCAGATACTTTTGAGAGAGCCACGGATGATCAAAAAATGAGTGCTACCATGCGTGATTTTTGTGAGTATTTTGCGGAAAAATTGGAGCTTAAAAAGTAA
- a CDS encoding BamA/TamA family outer membrane protein: protein MKKLSFYFLLIVFLVSCNSTKHVADEEYMLKENYFFIDSAKTKATELQKYVLQKPNPRFLGLPLGLYFHNLGNHNKPKTPSEWAKQNKRSYNFVRTIFSEKQSIAYANSLINLNKSFLKYQGPEIIKDIKVKRTAENLWAYYKTQGYFKSTVASKINRSSTNKKATVEYRISKGKPTILDSVKIKIASPILDSIYKKSALETLLKTGNQYKDQTFRNEADNVVKLFRNNGIYHFSESAIGFYVDSTRTDYKTNIDFLISSNRLIESNGNYIEKPFNVHTIKEVNVFTDYSFAKRSNSIKDSISYNGINFLAHDKIKYNLKYLSQSIFLKPNGIYKDTLRNLTRTHLKSLKNFKSTNIKFTPIPGFENELKMDIFLAPLEKYTLGFETELTHSNIRNIGASAKFSIIDRNAFRGAELLKMSLLGSWFNSNNGPGWEIGADISLEVPRFVAPFGLSKFVPKEMSPRTLFSFGSSFQKNIGLDRQTFTILTDYKWQFNSKKTVQLELLNTQYVKNLNVSSFFTIYNSEFESLNSVAQVYDNVNNTTNNYPIPTDENQASKAVSFMNLVADNNRNNNFRNTNPEEYNLATNILNRYNIITSDFLIPIVGYSFTYNNQSSFKDNNFSFFKIRLANSGNILGFLSNKRNTNNKKTLLNIPLAQYFKSDIEYKKFWNIGNNSVFALRTFLGAIVTYNNSDIPFTKSYFAGGSNDIRAWQTYELGPGSRNSGLEFNIGSFKFLTSAEYRFDIISKLKGALFVDAGNIWDISGSSFVEDNAKFNSLSSLKNIAIGSGLGARWDFNFLILRIDVGFKTYEPYLKNRKWFQNYNLSHAVYNIGINYPF, encoded by the coding sequence ATGAAAAAACTTTCGTTTTATTTTTTATTGATTGTATTTCTGGTTTCATGTAATTCTACAAAACATGTTGCTGATGAAGAATACATGTTAAAAGAAAATTATTTTTTTATAGATAGTGCAAAAACAAAGGCTACCGAACTGCAAAAATACGTTTTACAAAAACCAAATCCACGTTTTTTAGGTTTGCCTTTAGGTTTATATTTTCATAATCTTGGAAATCACAATAAACCCAAAACACCATCTGAATGGGCCAAGCAAAATAAACGCTCTTACAATTTTGTTAGAACTATTTTTTCAGAAAAACAAAGTATTGCTTATGCCAACTCTCTTATCAACTTAAATAAATCGTTTTTAAAATATCAGGGGCCCGAAATAATTAAAGACATAAAAGTAAAAAGAACCGCAGAAAATTTATGGGCATATTACAAAACACAAGGTTATTTTAAATCGACAGTAGCTTCTAAAATAAATAGAAGTTCTACCAATAAAAAAGCGACTGTAGAATATCGTATTTCAAAAGGTAAACCAACTATTTTAGACTCTGTAAAAATTAAAATTGCGTCTCCAATTTTAGACTCAATTTATAAAAAATCTGCTTTAGAAACACTTTTAAAAACAGGAAATCAATACAAAGATCAAACTTTTAGAAATGAAGCAGATAATGTTGTAAAACTTTTTAGAAATAACGGAATTTATCATTTTTCAGAATCTGCTATCGGTTTTTATGTCGATTCAACAAGAACAGATTACAAAACAAATATTGATTTTTTAATTTCTTCGAATAGATTAATTGAATCGAATGGAAACTACATAGAAAAACCTTTTAATGTTCACACCATAAAAGAAGTAAATGTATTCACAGATTATTCTTTTGCAAAAAGGAGCAATTCGATAAAAGACTCTATCTCTTATAACGGAATTAATTTTCTAGCTCATGATAAGATAAAATACAATCTTAAATATTTATCACAATCTATTTTCTTAAAACCAAATGGGATTTACAAAGACACTTTAAGAAACCTAACAAGAACGCACTTAAAATCTTTAAAGAATTTTAAATCAACAAATATTAAATTTACACCAATCCCTGGATTTGAAAATGAACTAAAAATGGACATTTTCTTAGCTCCTTTAGAGAAATACACTTTAGGTTTTGAGACAGAACTAACACATTCTAACATTAGAAATATCGGCGCTTCAGCAAAATTCTCAATCATAGATAGAAATGCTTTTAGAGGTGCAGAATTACTAAAAATGTCTCTTTTAGGCTCTTGGTTTAATTCTAATAATGGTCCAGGATGGGAAATTGGTGCAGATATATCTTTAGAAGTGCCAAGGTTTGTTGCTCCTTTTGGGTTAAGTAAATTTGTCCCAAAAGAAATGTCTCCAAGAACGTTGTTTTCGTTTGGCTCAAGTTTTCAAAAAAACATTGGTTTAGACAGACAAACATTTACAATTCTTACAGATTATAAATGGCAATTTAATTCAAAAAAAACGGTACAATTAGAACTTTTAAACACGCAATATGTAAAAAACCTAAACGTTAGTAGCTTCTTTACTATTTACAATTCTGAATTCGAAAGCTTAAATTCAGTTGCACAAGTTTATGACAATGTAAATAATACCACTAACAATTACCCTATTCCAACAGATGAAAATCAAGCTTCCAAAGCTGTTTCATTTATGAATCTTGTTGCAGATAATAATAGAAATAATAACTTTCGAAATACAAACCCTGAAGAATACAACCTAGCGACAAATATACTAAATAGATACAATATTATTACTTCAGACTTTTTAATCCCAATAGTTGGATATTCATTTACTTATAATAATCAGTCAAGTTTTAAAGACAATAATTTTTCTTTCTTTAAAATTAGATTAGCTAACTCTGGAAATATTTTAGGCTTTTTGTCTAATAAGAGAAACACAAACAACAAAAAGACTCTTTTAAATATTCCTTTAGCGCAATATTTTAAATCGGATATAGAATACAAAAAGTTCTGGAATATTGGTAACAATTCTGTTTTTGCTCTTAGAACATTTTTAGGCGCAATTGTTACCTATAATAATTCAGATATTCCTTTTACGAAAAGTTATTTTGCTGGAGGTTCTAACGACATTAGAGCTTGGCAAACTTATGAATTAGGGCCTGGAAGTAGAAATTCTGGATTAGAGTTTAATATTGGTAGTTTCAAATTTTTAACTAGTGCTGAATACCGATTTGATATTATAAGTAAATTAAAAGGCGCACTATTTGTTGATGCTGGAAATATATGGGATATCTCTGGGTCTAGTTTTGTAGAAGATAATGCTAAATTTAATAGTTTATCTTCCTTGAAAAATATTGCTATTGGCTCTGGTCTTGGAGCAAGATGGGATTTCAATTTTTTAATCTTACGTATTGATGTAGGTTTTAAAACTTATGAACCATACTTAAAGAATCGTAAATGGTTTCAAAATTACAATTTATCCCATGCTGTTTACAATATAGGAATCAACTATCCTTTCTAA
- the gldB gene encoding gliding motility lipoprotein GldB yields MRFLFAFLMVLCLFFSCSDKNDIRIDVSKINVDFLIKRYEVDFYESTKETLPKVKEKYPYLFPKEFTDSLAIIKVNDKQEQELFAETQNIYENFSFVEKQISSLFKHIKYYNPTFNPPNIITMITNIDYENRVIYSDSLLLISLDVYLGKNHPFYGDYPKYIKENNSKDHIVVDAAKAIIDQQVYPSINRDFISKMIQEGKRMYLLDLYLPLISDNVKMGYSQNKFNWATSNEEQVWMYFIDKKLLFSTDTKLNKRFLENAPFSKFYTEQDNATPGKIGVWIGWQIVKSYMKHNDVSLQELLEINESDLFNKSKYKPKK; encoded by the coding sequence ATGAGATTTTTATTTGCATTTTTAATGGTTTTGTGCTTGTTTTTTTCATGTTCTGATAAAAATGATATTAGAATTGATGTTTCTAAAATAAATGTTGATTTTTTAATAAAAAGATATGAGGTTGATTTCTATGAGTCTACAAAAGAAACACTTCCAAAAGTTAAAGAAAAATATCCTTATTTATTTCCAAAAGAATTTACCGATAGTCTAGCGATTATTAAAGTTAATGATAAGCAAGAGCAAGAATTATTTGCTGAAACTCAGAATATTTACGAGAACTTTTCATTTGTAGAAAAACAAATTTCATCGCTTTTTAAACACATAAAATATTACAATCCAACCTTTAATCCACCTAATATTATTACCATGATAACAAACATAGATTATGAGAATAGAGTTATTTATTCGGATAGTTTATTGTTAATTTCTTTGGATGTTTACCTTGGGAAAAATCATCCATTTTATGGAGATTATCCAAAATATATTAAGGAAAATAATTCAAAAGATCATATTGTTGTAGATGCTGCAAAAGCTATTATAGACCAACAAGTTTATCCGTCTATTAACAGGGACTTTATTAGTAAAATGATTCAGGAAGGGAAAAGAATGTACTTATTAGATTTATATTTACCATTAATTTCTGACAATGTGAAAATGGGGTATTCTCAAAATAAATTTAATTGGGCAACTTCAAATGAAGAACAAGTTTGGATGTATTTTATTGATAAAAAATTATTGTTTAGTACAGATACAAAACTGAACAAAAGATTTCTTGAAAATGCACCCTTTTCTAAGTTTTATACCGAGCAAGATAATGCTACTCCAGGTAAAATTGGAGTTTGGATTGGATGGCAAATTGTAAAATCATATATGAAACATAATGATGTATCTTTGCAAGAATTATTAGAAATAAATGAATCTGATTTATTCAATAAATCTAAATACAAACCCAAAAAATAA